A DNA window from Anaerocolumna sp. AGMB13020 contains the following coding sequences:
- a CDS encoding helix-turn-helix domain-containing protein — translation MITIDYCGYHTHNPYKDIILRPTGTASYLFLLTLSPMTFYFQNHGQVKVKSGACILYTPGTYQHYQADNEFFNSYMHFFCKPEEFNKYEILQNRIFYPDNTDELNWLLKKIYQEFINKLSQSEEMIDLYIHQLMILLHRQKLREAIPVEHKENIYPELLSLRQQVLANCEEPWDIEKMCGMLNIGKSQLYKYYELFFHSTPKKELIQARLQKAQYLMKNDAVTINQAAFDSGFQNICHFNRIFKAHCGCTPSEYRGK, via the coding sequence ATGATAACAATTGATTATTGTGGATATCACACACATAACCCGTATAAAGACATAATTTTGCGTCCTACTGGTACTGCCAGCTATCTTTTCCTATTGACTTTATCACCGATGACTTTCTATTTTCAGAATCATGGACAGGTAAAGGTGAAATCCGGTGCCTGTATTTTATACACGCCTGGTACCTACCAGCATTATCAGGCAGATAATGAATTCTTTAACAGTTATATGCATTTTTTCTGTAAACCAGAGGAGTTTAATAAATATGAAATACTGCAAAATAGAATTTTTTATCCGGACAATACGGATGAGCTTAACTGGCTGCTTAAAAAGATTTACCAGGAATTTATAAATAAGCTGTCACAGTCGGAGGAAATGATTGATTTATATATACATCAGCTTATGATACTTTTGCATCGGCAAAAGCTGCGGGAGGCTATTCCGGTTGAACACAAAGAAAACATATACCCTGAACTACTGAGCCTCAGACAACAGGTTCTAGCAAATTGTGAGGAGCCTTGGGATATAGAGAAAATGTGTGGTATGCTCAATATTGGAAAGAGTCAGTTATACAAATATTATGAACTGTTTTTTCATAGTACGCCAAAGAAGGAGTTGATTCAGGCGAGATTACAAAAAGCGCAATACCTTATGAAAAACGATGCTGTTACCATCAATCAGGCAGCCTTTGATTCTGGGTTTCAGAATATCTGTCACTTTAACAGAATTTTTAAGGCTCATTGCGGATGTACGCCCAGTGAGTACAGAGGGAAATAA
- the arfA gene encoding arabinosylfuranosidase ArfA, which translates to MRKSKVSIDKHFIVGDIDKRIYGSFIEHLGRAVYEGIYQPGSPFADEQGLRKDVIDLIQQLNVPIVRYPGGNFVSGYHWEDGVGPKSERPERIDLAWNVIETNQFGLNEFMDWADKAGTTPMMAVNLGTRGVEDAKNIVEYCNLKGGSYYSDLRRKHGYEQPHDIKLWCLGNEMDGPWQMGHKTAMEYGRIASEAGRIMKMVDPSIELVACGSSSLNMETFGSWEDTVLTECYDQVDYLSLHQYYGNEADDTPAFLANTVAMENFISSVISICDAVKAKKRRSKSINLSFDEWNVWYHSRKQDEKLERWCKAPHQLEDIYNFEDALLVAGMMITMLRHADRVKVACLAQLVNVIAPIMTSDTGAWKQTIFYPFALISNHGAGTVLNTVIDTPVYESVHGDAPYLDCVSIMNEENETLTIFALNKDLDSPMEMTCDLRQFNEYKIKEHWALSHPDLKAINTEEFPDNVAPVRSDSAKIDNGILEALLGAKSFHVMILGK; encoded by the coding sequence TTGAGAAAATCAAAAGTAAGTATCGACAAACATTTTATTGTAGGGGATATTGATAAGCGTATCTATGGTTCTTTTATTGAACACCTGGGACGTGCAGTGTATGAAGGCATATATCAGCCCGGAAGTCCCTTTGCTGACGAACAGGGGCTTAGAAAGGATGTTATTGACCTTATACAACAGCTTAATGTTCCCATTGTTCGTTATCCCGGCGGAAATTTTGTGTCTGGTTATCATTGGGAGGACGGTGTGGGTCCCAAAAGCGAGCGACCTGAGAGAATAGATCTTGCCTGGAATGTAATTGAAACAAATCAGTTTGGCCTTAATGAGTTTATGGATTGGGCAGACAAAGCAGGCACAACTCCGATGATGGCTGTCAATCTTGGAACACGTGGGGTGGAGGATGCAAAAAACATAGTTGAATATTGTAATTTAAAAGGCGGCAGCTATTACAGTGATTTAAGAAGAAAACACGGATACGAACAGCCCCATGATATAAAGCTCTGGTGTCTGGGAAATGAAATGGATGGTCCCTGGCAGATGGGTCATAAGACTGCAATGGAATACGGAAGAATTGCTTCAGAGGCAGGTCGTATCATGAAGATGGTGGATCCTTCCATAGAACTGGTTGCCTGCGGAAGTTCCTCTCTTAATATGGAAACTTTTGGTAGTTGGGAAGATACCGTACTTACTGAATGCTATGATCAGGTGGATTATCTTTCTTTGCACCAATATTACGGAAATGAAGCTGATGATACACCTGCATTTCTTGCGAATACTGTTGCAATGGAGAATTTTATCAGTTCTGTAATCTCCATCTGCGATGCTGTAAAAGCTAAAAAACGCAGAAGCAAGTCCATCAATCTCTCTTTTGATGAATGGAATGTATGGTATCATTCCAGGAAGCAGGATGAAAAATTGGAGCGTTGGTGCAAGGCTCCTCATCAGCTGGAAGATATCTATAATTTTGAAGATGCATTATTGGTAGCGGGTATGATGATTACCATGCTGCGTCATGCAGACCGTGTCAAAGTAGCCTGCCTGGCACAGCTTGTTAATGTTATTGCTCCTATTATGACCTCCGATACCGGAGCCTGGAAGCAAACCATCTTTTATCCCTTTGCTCTAATCAGCAATCATGGTGCCGGAACCGTGCTAAATACAGTCATAGATACACCTGTATACGAGAGCGTTCACGGGGATGCTCCTTATCTGGATTGTGTAAGCATTATGAATGAAGAAAATGAAACCCTGACAATCTTTGCATTGAACAAAGACCTCGACTCACCAATGGAAATGACCTGTGATTTGCGACAGTTTAATGAATACAAGATTAAAGAGCATTGGGCCTTAAGTCATCCTGATTTAAAGGCTATTAATACGGAGGAATTTCCGGATAATGTGGCACCTGTCAGATCAGACAGTGCTAAAATTGATAATGGGATTCTGGAAGCTTTATTAGGAGCTAAGAGTTTTCATGTAATGATACTTGGCAAATAA
- a CDS encoding NUDIX hydrolase: MEVNFYDIEEIEDSLLFAAVIVSKFKGKWVFCKHKDRDTWEVPGGHREENESILDTAKRELFEETGAKSFDIIPICTYSLSRYAMLFYAEIKEFDEMPDSEIERIEFFSEIPSNLTYPLLHLELVNKVINTLAYNNGCS; encoded by the coding sequence ATGGAAGTAAATTTTTATGATATCGAAGAAATTGAAGATTCTTTGTTATTCGCAGCTGTAATTGTATCCAAATTCAAAGGGAAGTGGGTATTCTGCAAGCATAAGGATAGAGATACCTGGGAGGTGCCAGGAGGACATAGAGAGGAAAATGAGTCAATATTGGATACTGCAAAGAGAGAATTATTTGAAGAGACAGGAGCAAAAAGTTTTGATATTATACCGATATGCACATACTCATTATCAAGGTATGCGATGCTTTTTTATGCCGAAATAAAAGAGTTTGATGAAATGCCTGATTCAGAAATTGAAAGAATAGAGTTTTTCTCTGAAATACCAAGTAATCTCACCTATCCTTTGCTTCACTTAGAACTTGTGAACAAGGTTATTAATACCTTAGCATATAATAACGGTTGCAGTTAA
- a CDS encoding VOC family protein yields the protein MLNGIHLGNIMVDCDDEQTLCEFYHNLLGWEKSIMFGRPALSNDGIVFLFIQEEDYVPPTWPEEEGKQQKQMHFDFQVPNVEEAVEYALALGARTTESEFGGKEWVTMLDPAGHPFCLCAQDNKA from the coding sequence ATGTTAAACGGAATACATCTGGGAAATATAATGGTGGATTGTGACGATGAACAGACTTTGTGTGAATTTTATCATAATTTACTTGGCTGGGAAAAAAGCATTATGTTTGGGCGTCCTGCATTGAGTAACGATGGTATCGTATTTTTATTCATTCAAGAGGAGGATTATGTCCCGCCTACCTGGCCTGAGGAAGAGGGTAAGCAACAAAAACAGATGCATTTTGACTTTCAGGTTCCAAACGTTGAGGAGGCAGTTGAATATGCACTAGCTTTAGGGGCCAGGACAACAGAATCAGAATTTGGAGGAAAGGAATGGGTCACTATGTTAGATCCAGCCGGACATCCTTTCTGTCTCTGCGCCCAAGATAATAAGGCCTGA
- a CDS encoding 4'-phosphopantetheinyl transferase family protein — protein sequence MIEIYAVNLSNQLPQELYHLLLSKVSGEKQDRIRRFHRIQDAQRSLVSDVLVRQIITNKLGQKNEDIVFEYNEYGKPALKQQQQDFCFNTSHAGDWVVCAVHSLPVGIDVEHIQPIEFDIAKRFFHLEEYQELMQKEASERLSYFYELWTLKESYIKAVGKGLSIPLNSFSFRIQSEDILFKSKEDIRNYSFKQYKLDTDYKMAVCGMDSRFAHEVKIRRAEELMLL from the coding sequence ATGATTGAAATTTATGCTGTAAATTTAAGCAATCAATTACCACAGGAACTGTATCATTTGCTTCTTAGCAAAGTATCCGGGGAAAAGCAGGATAGAATCAGAAGGTTTCATAGAATACAGGATGCCCAGCGTTCCTTAGTCAGTGATGTTTTGGTCAGACAGATTATAACGAACAAATTAGGCCAAAAAAATGAGGATATCGTATTTGAATACAATGAGTATGGTAAGCCCGCTTTAAAACAGCAGCAGCAAGACTTCTGCTTTAATACCTCTCATGCAGGAGATTGGGTTGTGTGTGCTGTCCATTCATTACCTGTAGGTATTGATGTTGAACATATTCAACCAATTGAGTTTGATATTGCAAAGCGTTTCTTTCATCTTGAGGAATATCAAGAGCTGATGCAAAAGGAGGCTTCAGAACGTTTATCTTATTTTTATGAATTATGGACATTGAAGGAGTCTTATATCAAGGCTGTGGGAAAAGGTCTTTCAATTCCCCTTAACTCCTTTTCCTTTCGTATCCAATCAGAGGATATACTGTTTAAATCCAAAGAGGATATTAGGAATTACAGCTTTAAACAGTATAAGCTTGATACAGATTATAAAATGGCAGTATGCGGAATGGACAGCAGATTTGCTCATGAGGTGAAAATAAGAAGGGCTGAAGAATTAATGCTTCTATGA